In the Paenibacillus sp. FSL H7-0357 genome, one interval contains:
- a CDS encoding arginine--tRNA ligase, with product MLSQLIRTSLEQSVQQVFSSLSAAAPEHLTIDLEQPANPDFGDYSSNIAMQLAKVLRKAPMAIAELITAELGQEEAIKGLLQRIEVAAPGFINMYVDWQEWANHSFELPPGNGNKVIIEHTSVNPNKSMHIGHLRNSCIGDALVRILKKTGYNVEVHNYVDDLGNQLADTVVGLMNVPLAGDHVRFGDYCWDIYAGINKEYALHPETIHKRTEILHALEEGNGNTAWLGSLVAERIVREHVEEMKNFGITYDLLVWESSILKEGFWSSAFALLEQTAVFVQETEGKLAGCWILKQSATEGTGADSEEHQKDKVLVRSNGILTYTAKDIAYHLWKFGLLDKNFSYSEFNAGVWTTGPSGQQMPFGEADMVVNVIDYRQEYPQAMVKQALEVLGYAGQAGKLHHVSYGVVSLSPASAAELGIDTSDGKTSYAMSGRQGIGIKVTELVQLMENTIEATRSDKNGLSSRLIATAAIRYYLLRFNLGTEIVFDFKQATEISGNTGVYLMYTYARAGSVLSKAAGMEAGAVLGAAAAATLKTDAMAVNTAARAVLAADGAADGASEPAAVPDFPAQLDKAELALLRHLSIWQDTLYSASIELTPNAICNYAHTLASLFNNFYSACPILKGEQLTIRFRLWLTSTFQETLGEVLEVLGLPKPERM from the coding sequence GTGTTAAGCCAACTTATCAGAACAAGCTTGGAACAAAGCGTCCAGCAGGTATTCAGCAGCCTGAGCGCTGCCGCACCAGAACATTTAACCATCGATCTTGAACAGCCCGCTAATCCGGATTTCGGCGACTACTCCAGCAATATTGCCATGCAGCTGGCCAAAGTCCTGCGCAAGGCCCCAATGGCTATTGCCGAGCTGATCACAGCGGAGCTTGGGCAAGAGGAGGCGATCAAGGGATTGCTGCAGCGAATCGAGGTTGCGGCTCCGGGCTTCATCAATATGTACGTGGATTGGCAGGAGTGGGCAAATCACAGCTTTGAGCTGCCGCCAGGGAACGGGAATAAGGTGATCATTGAGCATACTTCTGTAAACCCAAACAAATCAATGCATATTGGACATCTGAGAAACTCCTGTATTGGAGATGCGCTGGTTAGGATTTTGAAAAAAACAGGTTACAACGTGGAAGTTCACAACTATGTGGATGACCTTGGCAATCAGCTGGCAGATACGGTGGTCGGGCTAATGAATGTGCCGCTCGCAGGTGATCATGTCCGCTTCGGTGATTATTGCTGGGATATCTACGCCGGAATCAATAAGGAATATGCGTTGCATCCTGAGACGATCCATAAACGGACGGAGATTCTCCACGCATTGGAAGAAGGAAACGGCAATACCGCTTGGCTCGGCAGCCTTGTGGCTGAACGGATTGTGAGAGAACATGTTGAGGAAATGAAAAACTTCGGCATCACCTACGATTTGCTGGTGTGGGAGAGCAGTATTTTAAAAGAGGGATTTTGGTCCTCTGCTTTTGCGCTGCTGGAACAGACAGCCGTTTTTGTTCAGGAAACCGAGGGCAAGCTGGCGGGATGCTGGATTCTGAAGCAATCGGCAACAGAAGGCACAGGGGCGGATTCAGAGGAACATCAGAAAGATAAGGTGCTGGTGCGCTCGAACGGGATTTTGACCTACACCGCCAAGGACATCGCCTATCATCTCTGGAAATTCGGACTGCTGGACAAAAACTTCTCCTACAGCGAGTTTAATGCAGGCGTTTGGACGACGGGTCCAAGTGGACAGCAGATGCCTTTTGGAGAGGCAGATATGGTGGTTAACGTCATTGATTACCGGCAGGAGTATCCGCAGGCGATGGTGAAGCAGGCTTTAGAGGTATTGGGATATGCCGGGCAAGCCGGGAAGCTTCATCATGTAAGCTATGGCGTGGTTTCTCTTAGTCCGGCTTCCGCCGCTGAACTGGGGATCGATACCTCGGACGGCAAAACCTCTTACGCCATGTCCGGCCGTCAGGGCATCGGCATCAAGGTCACCGAGCTGGTCCAGCTCATGGAGAACACCATTGAAGCCACCCGCTCCGACAAAAACGGCCTGTCCAGCCGGCTGATCGCCACAGCTGCAATCCGTTACTATCTGCTGCGTTTCAATCTGGGGACGGAGATTGTGTTTGATTTCAAGCAGGCGACCGAGATTTCCGGCAATACCGGCGTATACCTGATGTATACCTATGCGCGTGCGGGCAGTGTGCTCAGTAAAGCCGCTGGAATGGAGGCAGGAGCCGTATTGGGAGCAGCGGCAGCTGCAACGTTGAAGACGGATGCAATGGCGGTAAATACGGCGGCGAGAGCGGTACTGGCGGCGGATGGGGCAGCGGATGGGGCATCAGAACCAGCTGCGGTGCCGGATTTCCCGGCCCAACTGGACAAAGCGGAGCTTGCCCTGCTGAGACATCTCAGCATCTGGCAAGACACCTTATACAGCGCGAGCATCGAGCTGACGCCAAATGCAATCTGTAACTACGCGCATACTCTGGCCTCGCTGTTCAATAACTTTTATTCCGCCTGCCCGATTCTCAAAGGGGAGCAACTCACCATCCGCTTCCGTCTCTGGCTTACTTCAACATTCCAGGAAACGCTCGGCGAAGTGCTTGAGGTGCTTGGCCTGCCGAAGCCGGAGCGGATGTAA
- a CDS encoding MerR family transcriptional regulator: protein MHTVKEAALITGLTEHAVRFYTDKGLVPSVQRNQNNIRMFDEESINWLHGIKCLKQSGMPIEVIKRYIDLCLEGDSTIPQRSALMMEHKEAALAKLEEAKQHVAHLEEKTALYQAIMEHRSPDTTNPSNWDKIQHMHSDVFYSPPVRKA from the coding sequence ATGCATACGGTCAAAGAAGCCGCCCTAATAACGGGACTCACCGAGCACGCTGTACGCTTTTATACGGATAAAGGCCTGGTGCCAAGCGTACAGCGCAATCAAAATAATATTCGGATGTTCGACGAAGAATCGATCAACTGGCTGCATGGCATCAAATGCCTCAAGCAATCCGGGATGCCGATTGAAGTCATAAAAAGGTACATCGATCTCTGTCTCGAAGGAGATTCGACCATTCCGCAACGCTCCGCACTCATGATGGAGCATAAAGAAGCAGCGCTCGCTAAGCTCGAAGAAGCCAAACAGCACGTTGCCCATTTGGAAGAAAAAACCGCCCTTTATCAAGCCATTATGGAGCACCGCTCTCCAGACACGACCAATCCTAGCAACTGGGACAAAATTCAGCATATGCATAGTGATGTATTTTACTCGCCCCCTGTTCGGAAGGCGTGA
- a CDS encoding aldo/keto reductase — protein sequence MQTVTLNNGVKMPIIGFGVYQVPNAEECENAVYEALMAGYRLIDTAAGYLNEEAVGRAIKRSGVPREELFITTKLWVQDASYESAKLAFSKSLKKLQLDYLDLYLIHQPFGDYYGAWRAMEDLYGEGKIKAIGVSNFLPDRLMDLIVHNEIVPAVNQVETHPFYQQIEIAAFMKEQGVQHQSWAPFAEGLNNLFGNKMLVSIAEKHNKSVAQVVLRWLVQRGVVAIPKSVRKERIVENFNIFDFELSADDIEQISTLDTRESLFLSYRDPEVAKMMGNWRVDL from the coding sequence ATGCAAACCGTAACATTAAATAATGGTGTAAAAATGCCGATCATCGGCTTTGGTGTCTATCAAGTTCCGAATGCTGAAGAATGCGAGAACGCGGTATATGAAGCGCTGATGGCCGGTTACCGCCTGATCGACACCGCCGCCGGTTATCTGAATGAGGAAGCGGTCGGACGCGCGATCAAGCGCAGTGGCGTGCCGCGTGAGGAGCTGTTCATCACGACCAAACTTTGGGTTCAGGATGCCAGTTACGAGAGTGCCAAGCTGGCGTTTTCCAAATCCTTGAAGAAGCTACAGCTCGATTATCTCGATCTATACCTTATTCACCAGCCGTTCGGCGATTACTACGGCGCTTGGCGTGCGATGGAAGACCTGTACGGCGAAGGCAAGATCAAGGCGATCGGTGTCAGCAACTTCCTGCCCGACCGTCTGATGGACCTCATCGTGCATAACGAAATCGTGCCGGCGGTAAACCAGGTCGAAACACACCCGTTCTACCAACAAATCGAGATCGCCGCTTTTATGAAAGAGCAGGGAGTTCAGCACCAGTCGTGGGCCCCGTTTGCTGAAGGACTTAACAACTTGTTCGGCAACAAAATGCTAGTCTCGATCGCAGAAAAACACAACAAGTCCGTAGCCCAGGTCGTGCTTCGCTGGCTTGTTCAGCGTGGAGTCGTTGCTATTCCAAAATCGGTGCGCAAAGAGCGGATCGTCGAAAACTTCAACATTTTCGATTTTGAGTTGAGCGCAGACGATATCGAACAAATTTCCACTCTCGATACGCGGGAAAGCCTTTTCTTATCGTACCGCGATCCGGAAGTCGCCAAGATGATGGGCAACTGGAGAGTCGATCTGTAA
- the asnB gene encoding asparagine synthase (glutamine-hydrolyzing) produces the protein MCGITGFIQWRGDLTQHSQLLVKMTETLANRGPDAAGTWISGPCAFGHRRLSVIDPENGAQPMIARHDDKVYAIVYNGELYNAPELKKELKQRGHHFLTECDTEVLLHAYMEWGPDCTGKLNGIFAFAVWDGLRDQVFLARDRLGVKPLFYSRVDDVFVFGSEPKALLQHPKVQPKVGPEGLAEIFIIGPARTPGHGVYKDIFELRPGHAMIYSREGLRSYAYWKLESNHHTENEEETASRVRELLQDTLERQLVSDVPVCSLLSGGLDSSALTALAVDYYNRTGQGRVDTYSVDYVDNDKHFKSHTFQPGADGPWIKRMVDELNTNHHYVAFDTPELVTALDNALESRDLPGMTDVDSSLYLFCREIKKNATVAISGEAADEIFGGYPWFHRDEMLSSGTFPWSVAPKMRAGLLSPEVGEWIRPLEYLGDRYSDAVAEVPKLDGETGKQAQMRVMSYLNITRFMPTLLDRKDRMSMGAGLEVRVPYCDHRLVQYVFNIPWEIKTVGNREKGILRKALEGILPDDVLYRKKSPYPKTHNPAYLNAVRTQMLGILDDSTSPILPLIDAAKIREIAASPESSSNLPWFGQLMSGPQLFAYLAQVNLWLRKYNVSIG, from the coding sequence ATGTGCGGAATAACCGGATTTATCCAGTGGCGCGGCGACCTCACACAGCACTCGCAACTGCTCGTAAAAATGACTGAAACCTTGGCCAACCGCGGGCCGGATGCGGCCGGAACCTGGATTTCAGGGCCTTGTGCCTTCGGTCACCGCAGACTAAGCGTTATCGATCCCGAGAACGGCGCACAGCCTATGATCGCCCGCCATGACGATAAGGTGTACGCTATTGTGTACAACGGCGAATTATATAACGCCCCCGAGCTCAAAAAGGAACTGAAACAGCGGGGACACCATTTTCTCACCGAGTGCGACACCGAAGTTCTGCTGCACGCCTATATGGAGTGGGGACCGGATTGCACCGGGAAGCTGAACGGAATCTTTGCATTTGCCGTCTGGGACGGTCTGCGGGACCAGGTATTTTTGGCACGCGACCGCCTGGGTGTGAAACCCCTGTTCTATAGCCGGGTGGACGATGTTTTTGTCTTCGGCTCCGAACCTAAAGCGCTGCTCCAGCACCCCAAGGTACAACCGAAGGTAGGACCGGAAGGACTGGCGGAAATCTTCATCATCGGTCCGGCCCGCACTCCGGGACATGGGGTATACAAAGATATATTCGAGCTTCGTCCAGGTCATGCCATGATTTATAGCCGGGAAGGCCTGCGCAGCTATGCTTATTGGAAATTAGAAAGCAATCATCACACGGAAAATGAAGAAGAAACAGCCTCCAGAGTGCGTGAATTGCTGCAGGATACACTGGAGCGGCAATTGGTTTCTGACGTTCCGGTCTGCTCCCTGCTGTCCGGGGGGCTCGATTCCAGCGCACTGACCGCGCTCGCTGTGGATTATTACAACCGCACCGGCCAAGGCCGGGTGGATACCTATTCCGTCGATTATGTCGACAACGACAAGCATTTCAAAAGCCACACCTTTCAGCCCGGCGCAGATGGTCCGTGGATTAAGCGGATGGTTGATGAGTTGAACACGAATCACCATTATGTAGCCTTTGATACACCGGAGCTGGTAACGGCGCTGGACAATGCCCTGGAATCCCGCGATTTGCCGGGGATGACGGATGTGGATTCTTCGCTGTATCTATTTTGCCGTGAGATTAAAAAGAACGCGACCGTGGCCATCTCCGGCGAGGCGGCGGACGAGATTTTTGGCGGGTATCCCTGGTTCCACCGGGACGAGATGCTCTCCTCCGGCACGTTCCCCTGGTCGGTAGCCCCCAAAATGCGTGCAGGTCTATTGTCGCCGGAAGTGGGGGAATGGATACGTCCACTGGAATATTTAGGTGACAGATACAGCGATGCGGTAGCGGAGGTGCCGAAGCTTGACGGTGAGACCGGCAAGCAGGCGCAGATGCGCGTAATGTCCTATCTCAACATCACCCGCTTCATGCCGACACTGCTGGACCGTAAGGACCGGATGAGCATGGGTGCAGGACTGGAGGTCCGCGTGCCGTATTGCGACCACCGGCTCGTCCAGTATGTATTCAACATCCCTTGGGAAATTAAAACCGTAGGCAACCGGGAAAAAGGCATTCTGCGCAAAGCACTCGAAGGCATCCTGCCGGATGATGTGCTCTATCGTAAAAAAAGCCCTTACCCCAAAACCCATAATCCGGCCTATTTAAATGCCGTCCGGACTCAGATGCTGGGCATTCTGGATGATTCCACTTCGCCCATCCTGCCGTTGATTGATGCAGCCAAGATCCGTGAAATCGCTGCCTCTCCCGAATCCTCCAGCAATCTGCCCTGGTTCGGCCAGCTGATGTCCGGCCCGCAGCTGTTCGCTTATCTCGCCCAGGTTAACCTGTGGCTGCGCAAGTATAACGTATCTATCGGGTAA
- a CDS encoding aldo/keto reductase, whose product MSELNGPFSGGPTLNDGVTMPWLGLGVWQTKDGEEVINAVKAAVETGYRSIDTAAGYNNEEGVGQAIRECGVPREELFITTKLRNPDQGYESALQAFEVSRRKLGLDVIDLYLIHWPVAGKYRESWKALIHLQKEGFVKSIGVSNFQIHHLQDIIDDTGVVPVVDQVEFHPLLTQRELLKYTRQHDIQLEAWSPLMQGNLDMPLLKELAGKYGRTVAQIVLRWDLQQGVITIPKSVHAERITENAGFFDFTLSDDDVKAIENLNQNHRFGPDPDNFNF is encoded by the coding sequence ATGAGTGAATTGAACGGACCGTTTTCGGGTGGACCTACATTAAATGACGGAGTAACTATGCCGTGGCTGGGACTGGGCGTATGGCAGACCAAAGATGGTGAGGAAGTTATCAACGCGGTAAAAGCAGCAGTGGAAACAGGCTATCGCAGCATTGATACGGCAGCTGGATACAATAATGAAGAAGGCGTCGGACAAGCCATCCGTGAATGCGGAGTGCCCCGGGAGGAACTGTTCATTACGACCAAGCTGCGCAATCCTGATCAAGGCTATGAATCCGCATTACAAGCGTTTGAAGTCAGCCGCCGCAAGCTGGGGCTGGATGTAATTGATCTGTATCTGATTCACTGGCCGGTCGCCGGCAAGTACCGGGAGAGCTGGAAGGCGCTTATCCATCTGCAAAAGGAAGGTTTCGTGAAATCCATCGGGGTGAGCAACTTCCAGATCCATCATCTGCAGGATATTATCGACGATACAGGTGTGGTGCCTGTGGTCGATCAAGTGGAGTTCCATCCGCTCTTGACCCAGCGCGAGCTGCTGAAATATACACGCCAGCATGACATTCAGCTGGAGGCCTGGAGTCCGCTGATGCAGGGCAATCTGGATATGCCGCTGCTTAAAGAGCTGGCCGGCAAATATGGCAGAACTGTCGCCCAAATTGTCCTGCGCTGGGATCTGCAGCAGGGTGTCATTACCATTCCCAAATCGGTTCATGCAGAGCGGATCACAGAGAACGCCGGATTTTTCGACTTCACGCTTAGCGACGATGACGTTAAGGCAATTGAGAACCTGAACCAGAACCACAGGTTCGGTCCGGACCCGGATAATTTTAATTTCTGA
- a CDS encoding cupin domain-containing protein, translating into MTQKEISPLVEALGLQPHVEGGWYKRLWKSSFDIPQETLGSSYSGSRASASSIYFLLHPGETSEWHTVLSSEIWLWHSGSPIVLSLGGSGDQPEDVTEVILGLDIAAGQQPQVVIPAGVWQAARVLGDEPVLVSCIVSPEFNFDDFKLIDK; encoded by the coding sequence GTGACGCAAAAAGAAATTTCTCCGCTGGTCGAAGCGCTGGGGCTGCAGCCTCACGTTGAAGGCGGATGGTACAAAAGACTTTGGAAATCATCCTTTGATATCCCGCAAGAAACACTGGGAAGCAGCTATTCGGGCTCCAGAGCCTCAGCTTCTTCGATTTATTTTCTGCTTCATCCGGGCGAAACCTCGGAATGGCACACGGTGCTGTCTTCCGAAATCTGGCTGTGGCATTCCGGCAGCCCGATTGTGTTAAGCCTTGGAGGCAGCGGTGACCAGCCGGAGGATGTTACCGAGGTTATCCTGGGTCTCGACATCGCCGCCGGCCAGCAGCCGCAGGTGGTTATTCCGGCAGGAGTATGGCAGGCGGCCCGGGTGCTAGGCGACGAGCCGGTGCTGGTCTCCTGCATCGTATCCCCGGAATTCAATTTTGACGATTTCAAGCTAATCGACAAATAA
- a CDS encoding SPFH domain-containing protein, translating to MEWAIIGIVIAVVVVFIALTIKIVPQQRVGVVERLGKFHRLLTPGLNILIPIIDQVRTYHDLRIQQANVPPQTVITKDNVQVQIDTIIFYQVVGPEEATYGISDYVYGVRNISTATMRQIIGKLELDETLSGREKISSDIRLALDEATEKWGVRIERVEVIDIKPPLDIQEAMDKQMKAERSKRAIVLEAEAAKQDMILRAEGDKQSKILKAEGDKEARIRQAEGFRQAQELEALGQAKAIQAVAEAEKTRIALIASAGLDERVLAYQSFEALGEIAKGPANKVFLPTSAVETLGSLGAIAEVFKASKDSK from the coding sequence ATGGAATGGGCAATTATCGGTATTGTTATTGCTGTCGTCGTTGTTTTTATCGCGCTTACGATCAAAATCGTACCGCAGCAGCGGGTAGGGGTTGTGGAGCGTCTCGGTAAATTCCACCGGCTGCTTACACCGGGTCTGAATATTCTGATTCCGATTATTGATCAGGTGCGGACCTATCATGATTTGCGGATTCAACAGGCCAATGTGCCGCCGCAAACCGTAATCACCAAGGATAACGTGCAGGTGCAGATCGACACGATCATTTTCTATCAGGTGGTTGGTCCGGAAGAAGCGACTTATGGAATTTCCGATTATGTATATGGTGTGCGCAACATTTCCACAGCTACGATGCGGCAGATTATCGGGAAGCTGGAGCTGGATGAAACGTTGTCCGGCCGGGAAAAAATCTCCTCGGATATCCGCCTGGCTCTGGATGAAGCGACTGAAAAGTGGGGCGTGCGGATCGAGCGTGTGGAAGTTATTGATATCAAGCCACCGCTGGACATTCAGGAAGCGATGGATAAGCAGATGAAGGCAGAACGCAGCAAGCGGGCGATTGTACTGGAGGCGGAAGCCGCCAAACAGGATATGATCCTGCGTGCTGAAGGGGATAAGCAGAGCAAGATTCTGAAGGCGGAAGGCGATAAGGAAGCGCGTATCCGTCAAGCGGAAGGGTTCCGCCAGGCGCAGGAGCTGGAAGCACTGGGCCAGGCCAAAGCGATTCAGGCGGTCGCCGAAGCCGAGAAGACGCGGATCGCACTGATCGCCAGCGCAGGGCTGGATGAGCGTGTGCTGGCTTATCAATCTTTTGAAGCGTTAGGCGAAATCGCTAAAGGACCGGCCAACAAGGTGTTCCTGCCGACCAGCGCCGTTGAAACGCTGGGCAGTCTCGGGGCCATTGCCGAGGTGTTTAAGGCGAGCAAGGACAGCAAATAA
- a CDS encoding NfeD family protein yields the protein MEAWIVWLIAAGVLFVIEMFALTFYLLWLSIGALAAGLISLVFPEAILLQVVVGSLVALVLTFFTKPLVARFRNSRGFKDTGTEIVGRQGIVVEPIVPGQYGQVKVGGDTWSATSVQALGKDQAVRVIRRGNTIIEVERWGDKY from the coding sequence ATGGAGGCTTGGATAGTTTGGTTGATTGCAGCCGGCGTTCTGTTTGTGATTGAAATGTTTGCGCTTACTTTTTATCTTCTCTGGTTAAGCATAGGTGCTCTGGCGGCTGGTCTGATCTCACTTGTGTTTCCTGAGGCGATTTTGCTGCAGGTGGTCGTCGGTTCATTGGTTGCCCTCGTCCTGACCTTTTTCACCAAACCGCTGGTCGCGAGATTCCGCAACTCACGGGGGTTTAAGGATACAGGGACAGAGATTGTCGGAAGACAAGGTATTGTCGTCGAGCCGATTGTGCCGGGACAGTACGGGCAAGTCAAAGTGGGCGGTGACACCTGGAGCGCAACCTCGGTTCAAGCTCTGGGTAAAGATCAGGCAGTCCGTGTCATCCGAAGAGGCAACACGATTATCGAAGTAGAACGATGGGGGGATAAGTACTAA
- a CDS encoding carbohydrate-binding protein — protein sequence MLYEAQWWTQGERPDLSGAFGAWKVIGTCGNTTPAPTATVSPTATPVPTATPVPTATVSPTATTGGSAWAAGVAYTAGDKVSYSGKPYICLQSHTSLQGWEPAVTQALWQLI from the coding sequence GTGCTGTATGAAGCCCAGTGGTGGACACAGGGGGAACGCCCTGATCTGAGCGGTGCATTCGGGGCCTGGAAAGTGATTGGCACCTGCGGCAACACCACGCCAGCGCCAACGGCTACGGTGAGTCCGACAGCAACGCCAGTACCAACGGCAACACCCGTACCAACAGCTACAGTAAGCCCGACGGCAACGACCGGGGGATCTGCCTGGGCAGCAGGAGTGGCCTATACAGCAGGCGATAAGGTAAGCTACAGCGGCAAACCTTACATCTGCCTGCAGTCGCATACCTCGCTGCAAGGTTGGGAACCGGCGGTAACGCAGGCTCTATGGCAGCTGATTTAG
- a CDS encoding glycoside hydrolase family 18 protein, with the protein MRSTNSRFRKTFALGMAVALVIALFSTIGTSVKTANAAAGYKLVGYYASWAAYGRAYNVTDIDPSKMNVINYAFADICWNGVHGNPDPSGPNPVTWTCQNEQGQTISVPNGTIVLGDPWIDAQKSFGDDKWDDPIKGNLKQLWKLKEKNPNLKTVISVGGWTWSNRFSDVAATAATREVFANSAVDFIRKYQMDGVDLDWEYPVSGGLAGNSYRPEDKQNYVLLLQKIREKLNAAGTADGKTYLLTIASGASPAYVQNNNLSGIAAVVDRINIMTYDFNGSWNTTTGHNAPLYYDPAAASSGLTDPANYNIDKAVTSYLASGVPANKLVLGMPFYGRGWGGAPSTGNGQYQVSAGISSTGTWEKGNYDFYDLEANYINKNGYTRYWNNTSKVPYLYNPSTQTFISYDDAESIGYKTSYIKTKGLAGAMFWETSGDRNKTLQNKLNTDLGGGVVPTPTPTATPTATVKPTSTPTATPTPTPTATVKPTPTPTATVTPTPTATPGQCTAAAWNAATIYTKGHRLPMEVCCMKPSGGHRGNALI; encoded by the coding sequence ATGAGGTCGACAAACAGCAGATTTCGTAAAACCTTTGCGCTTGGTATGGCCGTTGCTCTTGTGATTGCACTCTTTTCAACGATAGGCACCAGTGTCAAAACTGCAAATGCGGCTGCGGGCTACAAGCTCGTCGGTTATTATGCTTCCTGGGCTGCCTATGGGCGAGCCTACAACGTAACGGATATCGATCCCAGTAAAATGAATGTAATCAACTATGCGTTTGCCGATATATGCTGGAACGGGGTTCACGGCAATCCTGACCCGAGCGGACCCAATCCGGTCACCTGGACCTGCCAAAATGAGCAAGGCCAAACGATCAGTGTTCCGAATGGAACGATTGTGCTGGGTGATCCCTGGATTGATGCCCAGAAAAGCTTTGGGGATGACAAGTGGGATGATCCGATTAAAGGCAACCTGAAGCAGCTATGGAAACTGAAAGAAAAGAACCCGAATCTTAAAACGGTGATATCCGTCGGCGGCTGGACCTGGTCGAACCGGTTCTCGGATGTTGCCGCTACGGCAGCGACCCGTGAAGTATTCGCAAATTCCGCAGTCGATTTCATCCGCAAATATCAAATGGATGGTGTCGATCTGGACTGGGAATACCCGGTCAGCGGAGGCCTTGCAGGCAATAGCTACCGTCCGGAGGATAAGCAGAATTATGTGCTGCTGCTGCAGAAAATCCGTGAAAAGCTGAATGCGGCCGGAACCGCTGACGGTAAAACCTACCTGCTGACCATTGCCTCTGGTGCAAGTCCTGCCTACGTTCAGAATAACAACCTTAGCGGCATTGCTGCTGTTGTCGACAGGATCAACATTATGACCTATGACTTCAACGGCAGCTGGAACACGACTACAGGACACAATGCTCCGCTCTACTATGACCCGGCAGCAGCCTCATCAGGTCTGACCGATCCGGCGAATTACAATATCGACAAGGCTGTCACAAGCTATCTCGCAAGCGGAGTCCCGGCGAATAAGCTTGTCCTGGGCATGCCGTTTTACGGACGCGGCTGGGGTGGTGCGCCGAGTACAGGAAACGGGCAATATCAGGTTTCGGCCGGTATTTCGTCCACAGGCACATGGGAAAAGGGAAACTATGATTTCTACGATCTGGAAGCTAACTATATTAACAAAAACGGCTATACCCGCTACTGGAATAACACCTCAAAAGTTCCTTATCTCTACAATCCGTCTACACAAACCTTCATCAGCTATGATGACGCCGAGTCGATCGGCTATAAAACCAGCTATATCAAAACCAAAGGCCTGGCAGGAGCGATGTTCTGGGAGACCAGCGGCGACCGCAACAAAACACTGCAAAACAAGCTGAACACCGATCTGGGCGGCGGAGTGGTGCCGACGCCAACACCGACTGCAACGCCAACAGCCACAGTGAAACCGACATCAACGCCAACGGCTACACCGACTCCGACACCAACAGCTACTGTGAAACCAACACCAACGCCTACTGCTACTGTTACCCCGACGCCAACTGCAACACCGGGGCAATGTACAGCGGCGGCCTGGAACGCGGCAACCATCTACACCAAGGGCCACAGGCTTCCAATGGAGGTGTGCTGTATGAAGCCCAGTGGTGGACACAGGGGGAACGCCCTGATCTGA